TTGATTCCTTGAAGCATTTAAGATATCTAGACCTATCTCGCAATCCAAAAATCAAGAGACTGCCTAAATCGATTTGCAATCTACAAAGCTtgcaatatttattttttaatggatgTGAGAACCTTGAAGAATTGCCAAGAGATATGTGGAAGCTTATCAATCTTCGTACTTTGGGTATAATGACGAAAGAGAAGAGCTTAAAGAACAGCGGCATAGAACACTTGAAGTCTCTACGAGAATTGTGGATTGGGGGATGCAACAATCTAGAAACTTTGTTTGAAGGGATAAATATGGAAGGCCTTGCTTCTCTTCACTTGTTAAGTATTTGTAACTGTGAGAGTCTAACATCCATTCCCATGAGCAGCTTGAAATTTCTTACTTCCCTGGAGGTTCTAACTATTTTGAATTGTAGAAAGCTCCATTTGTCCATGGAGGAGGAGATATTCTTCTCATGCCTAAGGACATTGGTTTTTATTGGGTTACCAAAGATGTTGACCTTTCCCAAATGGGTCCAAGGAGCCGGTAACACCTTACAGTCCCTCAGTATCAGAAATTGTCAGCAACTGGGCTTACTCCCTGAGTGGCTACATAAGCTCTCATGCCTGGAAGCACTAGGAATTCTTGGATGTGATGGCATATCAACCCTACCGGATGGAGTTCAAGATCTCACTGCCCTCAGAGTTCTAAGGATTTCTAATTGTAGTGAGTTGGGTGGCAGATGTCGACCAAATGGACCAGACTGGCACAAGATTGCTCACATTCCGGACATCGAAATTGATGGTGAAAAAGTCGGTACTAGTTGCATAACAGTTGCAGGTACACCAATATCGACAAACTCTTTCTCATAATATCGACCCTCTAAGTGGCAATTTACGATTTCTCATCAGATTGTGCGTAACATGGTAAAAGTGTATTATACTAAGTCTGAAGGACAATTACATGAATAttgttctttttattttattttttatctctACATAGATGAATTATCTCTACATGTATTTTAACTCAAAACCTGCTTGGAATAATCTCAGGGTCTGGATTTCGGTCATTTCACCGTGTCCTCCAAGCAACTTCCGTTGTTGGTTCTTAGTCTCGCTCGTGATAACGCTCTTCCATATTGTCGGCGACGAACGTGGAAGCAGTAGCTTTGTCATCATATGTGCATGATtctttatttatcattttaaacTCTCGTAACCtactctatgtttgcctactTAAGAAAACTTGTGTGAACTACCTTATATATGTACCAGAACTGGTTTATCGGCTTGTATTGCTATTTGTGTGTGATGCTCTTAATTTGTCCATCTGTTCTGTTATATGCTATGTCAGCACAACTGAACTGTTGACTTGTATTGAAAGACCATGAGTTGCTTGTTATTTGATATGTTCTGTCGATTTAATGCGACAGATTGCACGATCTTTATGATGATAATACTTCTCCAAGTTGCATCGACAGGTTTCATAATCTGACATATTTGATTATTAATGCTTCAAACTCCTTAGTCTTACATATTTGACTAATAACGCTTCAAACTCGAACAATTGAAGCATTTTAGGCTCCATCATTTTAAATGCACCGCTTGCATTTGTTTGGGTTGCTTTTTGAATAAATAGAAGTTTTTAAAGGTTACGAGTCTTACGACAAAAGAAGAAACAtctatcataattttttttttcaattataagggAGATCTATAGATTTAGTATtacatttattatatttttagtttaaGAAACAGAGAACCaaaatcatatcatatatatgtgtatatatatatatataattaaagcaGCAGATAAAGCCTCCACACATGATTGCCCACGAGGGCGATGGATTTGCTGCCACCAGCCAAGGCACTGcagttacatatatatacatatatatatatatatatgtaccgCCATGGCACagtttttaatttgtttagcTAAAGAGGTTAGATTGCTCAGCTGAATCAGCAAATTACCTGAGAGCTATACCGCCGAATTCGCTGTTTACTTGCAAAGCAATAATCGCCATCAATAATCCAACCATTTGATCTGAGCAATAGACCGTCTCCATCACTTCTTTAGCCAAGTTCATATTCTATGAGACGCTAATCCACTTCGAGAAAGATATTCATAACACAATAAGTGGCTCCATATTAAACTAGAAAAAGATGGCAATCATCCCAAGTAGACACTGTCCTTTTGTAATCACAACTTGACTTCATCTTTTGTTGAGGAAaaatatgttaattagggAACACATTGAAAAGGAAGATATATCCACCCATTTtacccaatatatatatacatatatatatatctatccaaaagttttttttgacAATATTACAGGAGTCaaacactgaaaaaaaaaattgaaagggttataaaataaatcaagagTATTTAAGGGGTCAAAAAGTGAAAGAAgaagctgaaatttttatttaaaaaaaaaagaacatagaagaaaaaattatttgtgaCTCCTTGTTTTATTTAATCGTATAAAGTATAGATAAAAGATATTGCCTTTTCCTGCGAAAAATCTGCCAAGTTATTTCTCCGACTCACTCACTGAGGCAGAGGGCATTTTTAGTTTCCGTGAggtgttctttttttcttttttcttttttcttttttctttggaggaaatattatttctgtttcacaaataaaattaacacTAGGCACGTGCAATCTTCGTTGTGGTACCTCTCCTGCACATCAAAACATTAGAAGGGGCCAATGTCATCCATACGACGACCTTGTCTGTGGTAGAGATGGACTGAACTGAGCCATCTTAGAAGCGGCTCATTGATAGATCCAAATGTCGGCCAAGGGGGGATTAGACAGGTTTGATTCCAGCAGCATCCATTGACGTTAACGTCTCCAGAGGTGCCCGTCTCTGTCACAGACGAGGTCATCCAGGGTTCACCATCCGCTCTAGTGACCTTGTAATATTCATTCACCTGTGGGAGAAGGGTTCTCTAGGAGAGAGCGCTTTCTGGacgattttgaaaaaaaaaaaaagcaaaactCGGTGCATTTggtagcattttttttttcttttatcaaggGTCAAAAACCACCGAGAAAAGGAAGTATATGGTGCACACCTCCTCGCCTGAAATCGAGTTCAATTTTGATATGTGGAATTTTTCGTGTCATTTATACTCTATAAAAGGCTAAAaattgaggactgaaaatgaaaaaaattaacgtcgTAATCCTCTATGTCTAACGAAGTACACCACATGAAGACTAATTGTACCCCACAAAAACACAAGATGTAATTTATCCCGATCCTAAATCACAATGgaggtttttgtactttttcaaaaaaatatttgtaacTGAGGCAGTAATTGGGTATGCCGAAGCTTTGAGTGGGCTTTGTTTGGATGGCAAAAGTTCAATAGAGGTGCTAGGAGACAAAGGGCCAAGGGGTTTAGCCACCAATAGAAATCGATTTTCATTACTAAAACCTTTTTCAACCCAttataacttaaaaaaattataaatggaaaaatacagttaatatataataataatcctAATTATTTGACTGACATGTGTATAGATGAGAAAGAGAGCCCGAGGGATGAGTATCCTTcctattatttaattattatttcttttttcatcaattgttttgtttccttttttatttttttattttttttttgtgtccTCTTATTCAAAAAGTCCGTTGaccccgactaattcaatttaaGTTGAATTGGTCACTGATGGATAAAACTCTCCCgccatgaattttcttttttcatttgcaATACTCAAACTCGAAACCTTGTTTAAgggaaataaatattgaaaaccACTTAGATTTACCCaagttgattttttatttttgacttTGATAGAGTGTTCATCATTTGACGATATCATAATTTCCAGATTTGCAACATAATATCCTATTCAGTAAAttctatttttgaaatttaaggTAGATTATATGCACCCTATAGCTTATGGGAGCAGCTGAGTAATAATTATAAGGTAGTTATGTTTTATACATATGGATATATCTACAAGCTTTACATATGTTACATTGCATGCCGGGAGTACTTTGGGTTGATATATAATTGTAGAACATTCACTTCGACAGCAGGCTCCACTGAAGCCAACCGATCAAGCCCCTATTGAGTTTACTCAGTCCCCGCTGTTACTCTCTAATATCGTGCGACCTCGTCAGCTGTGCTTTCTTCATCTTTCCAGATATATTGCATGGCGGCAGAATCAGTACTCCATGGCTGCACACAGAGTTTACTGGATAAGGTAGTCTCCCTGGTTGCTGATGAAATTTCCTTGGCTTGTGGGGTTCGCGATGAACTTCGTAAACTGCATAGAACTCTCTTCATTATTAGAGGTCATTGCAGATGCTGAGCAGTGGCAGTCCCGCGAGCAGAGTCTTCGAGTCTGGCTGGATGATCTTAAAGATTTCTTGTATGACTCTGATAACATACTGGATGAATTTGAGTGCGAAGCACATCGAAAGCAAGTCATTAGGCAATGGAACTTGCTTGGAAAGACAGGCCGCTTGTTTTCCAGCTCCAATCCACTTGCCTTCCGTCTTAAGATGGGCCATCAAATCAAGGAGATCATGACGAGGTTGGATGAGATTACGGCCAGGAAGGACGCGTTTAATCTTAATCGGCAAACTGACTTTGGAAGCAATTCTCATAGCTTATGGCGCGAAACACATTCCCATGTGAATGCCTTTGAAGTAATTGGGCGAGACAGTGATAAGGATGAGATTGTCCGGCGCCTATGTAGCCCTGATACTGACAATAATCCTTTCATTGTTTCGATTGTTGGAATTGGAGGGATGGGGAAGACCGCCCTGGCCAAGTTGGTGTATAATGATGATAGGATAATATGTCACTTTGCTTCGAGAATCTGGGTGTGTGTATTTGAAGATTTCGATCTTAAGATTATCCTGCAAAAGATAATCAAGTATTTAATGCATAAGTCAATAATCATCCGGAGCATTCATCTTTTAGAAGTAGAGCAGTTGCAGGTGAAGTTGCAAGAGCTTTTGCAAGACCAGAAGTTTTTGCTCGTACTGGATGACGTGTGGAGCGACAATCCGAGTCGATGGCATGAATTGAGGGATCTCCTAATAGGTGGCACTGCATGTAGTAGTGTAATCGTGACAACTCGTGGCTCAAAGGTTGCATCTGTTGGGGGCTCTAGTTATGAGCACAAGTTAGGACAGTTGTCACATGGGGACAGTATGTCTGTGTTCAAGAAGGCTTCGGAGGATGGGCATGGCAGTGTAACAAATTCTGAGCTCCTGGAGATTTTGGAGACAAATTATTGACAAATGCGGAGGTGTCCCACTCGTGGTAAAAGCTCTTGGAGGATTATTCCGTTCTAATGCAGATGTAAGATACTGGAGATCAATCAGAGATAAGGGTATATAGGACACTCTACGAGAGGATGATGATATCTTGCCAATAATGTTACGATCATTTGGCATCTCATTTAAAGAGATGCTTTTGTCTTCTGCTCACTATTTCCCAAGGGTTATGAGTTTCTTAACGTTAACTTAAGCCAGGTTTGGACAGCAGCTGGACTTATCAGCACATCAGATAATAATCAAAATCCAGGGGAGGCATGTGATCGATACATGAAAGAGTTGTTGGCAAGATCTTTCTTCCAAGACCTTGAAGAATACGGAGCAATTTAGGGATTTAAGATGCATGATATAGTACATAATCTTGCACTATCTATCGCCCAAAATGAGTATTCCGTTGTAGAAAAGGACACTACAAGCATTCCGGATGGAGTGCAACATATATCATTCTCTGGCAACTCCAACAACCAATTGGTACGTATCCTGCCATTCTTGGGCCAAGCAAAAAAGTTGCAAACCCTCCTTTCTTTTCCATGTAATTCTCATGAAGTTTTGAAAGCATGGATCTCTAATTGTAAGTATCTGCGAGTACTTAGACTTGAGAGATTCCACTTTTGAGGTACTGCCCAGTAACATTGATTCCTTAAAGCATTTGAGGCTTCTAAAACTATCTGACAATGCCGAAATCAAGAGACTACCTAAGTCGATTTGCAACCTCCAGAGCTTGCAATTTTTATATCTTGATGGATGTGATGGCCTTGAAGATTTGCCAAGAGATATGCGGAAGCTTATCAATCTTCAACATTTGCATATAATCACGAAGCAGAAGAACTTAAAGAGCAGCGGCATAGAACCCTTGAAGTCCCTATGAGAACTGCGGATTGAAGGATGCAACAATCTAGAAACTTTGTTTGAAGGGATGAATATGAAAAGTCTTGCTTCCCTTCTCACGTTGGTAATCGATGGTTGCAAGAATCTAATATCCATTCCCATGGGCAGTTTAAAATTTCTGACTTCTCTAGAGTATCTGTCTATTTGGAATTGTGGAGATCTTGATTTATCGACCCCAAGATTTTCTCATGTTCCATGCTTTCTCTTGGTTAACATTAACTCAAAACCTTCTTTGAATCTCAGGGTATGATTTTTCACGTCACACCTTCAACTTCAAAGCAACTTCCACCGATGGTTCTTTGGTCTAGCTCGTGAAAACGTTCTTCGATACTGTCATTGAATTGTCGAAGCAGTTCGGTTGTCACCATATACGTGTGGTTTTTTACCAATTGAAGCTCTCATACCTACTCTGGTTTGCCTTACTATCATGTGTGCTTTGTACTCTGATATCGGTCTGCAGTGATCATATAGGCATGCTGCAGTTGGTTTGTATGTATGTCTATTTGTGTTATTGCTATGTCAGTACTTGAATTACTTCCTTTTATTGGAAGACCTTGAGTTTTATTGCAAGATACGGGGAATCAATTTCGATTGTAATTATTGTATACTAATTGTACAATAGTCAGGCTAGGAATTTTACAGATTTCTCTCATACAGATTTCTTATTTTGGCAATGATCTTAGCATAGAATAGTTTCCATTTACTCTGCCCTATCCGGCCTATAGGTAATTGTTCTTGCAGTCGAATGAGTTAAGCTCTCTGAGCATTCCAGTCTCAAGTTCTATGAAGTTTCTTGTCATGTAATTCGTTATGTTGATGTAATGTGACAAGCATTTGCATGATCTGCATCAAGGTAACAATTATCCGAATTGCACGCATCCGCAGGTTCATAAACATTTCCGATAATGCTTCAAACTTGAGGTATTGCATGGCATGGATGATTCAATTTCAGATCATTACTGAAACCAACGTGCTAATCCATATTCACTTGCATTTTCCTCTTATCTACTCGAGCCTGAAAGAGTTCTTTCTAACAGAGTTTGCACCATATTCCAAGCTGACCAAGAAAGGGCACTGAAGACTTCATGCAttagttttcttttcatttcgtttcatttcatttcattttcattttattattattttattatctatctatctatctatctattttatcaatctttatttatttatctttagAATTTGCCTTATCTTTATATTTATCTTTATCTTTATCTTTATATAACTAATGGCAAATTCTACAATAGAATgtcaaattatatttcatgGTAAAATGCTAGTTTTTTATAGtccttttaatattaaagacAATATTTTGACCCTTAGATCTTTTAATGGCATCACAAATCCATCGGGGCACATGtaaagtataataaaattagaggGTCGCTTACGCATCGATAGCATGTCGTTGACATGTCTATAAATTAAAAGTCGTTTACATGTTGATGACGTGTCGCTAATATATCTAGCTTATATTAGACcgattttctttaaatacaAGTCATTAAATACACTTCGAGTACTCTTCGCGCTAGGAAaatttctctatatatatgagacACTAAGCCCATTCTCTCCCCCCCCCATTGAGagcttctctctctatctctaaCTTGGGTGTCAAAGTGTCTTCCCAGGGGGCAACCCCCGGGTGCTGCAGGTTGAGGGGACTGATGGGAAGGAGATCAACGGATGACCCAAGATCAAAGGGAGGCTTGAGGTCGAGGATCTAAAGACCTAAGGAAGACTTACAGTCGAGGATCCAAGGAGGACCTGAGGTCAAAGACTTGAGGTCGAGGACTGGAGGACCCAACGAGGACTTGAGGTCGATGACCCAAGGACTCAAGGAGGTTGAGGACCCAAGGAGAGCCAGAGGTCAAGGCCCCAAGGAGGAACGAAGGACTTGAGGTCGAGGACTCAAGGAAGACTTGAGGTCGAGGACCCGAAGACCCAAGGAGAGTCGAAGGTTGAGGGCCCAAGGAGGACTACCCGAGGACCCCGGGAGAGCAGGAGGTCGAGGACCCAAGGAGGACCGGAGGACTTGAGGTCGAAGAGATTAGGACCCAAGGAAGACTAGAGGTCGAGGATACAAGGAGGACCTTAGGTCAAGGACTTGAGGTCTACTAGGACCTAAAGACCCAAGAAGAACTTGAGGTCTAGGACTAAAGGTTGAGGGCCCATGGTCGACAGATGACTTGAGGTCGACACGGGACCGGAGGTCGATATTTGATAGACGACGTATTGGGTGGAAAAGAGTAAGGAATCCACGAGTAGGCATCCATGGGACCCTCAGTATTGCAACAAGTAGAGCCGGTCATGTAGAGACATGTGGCCCAAGCAAAATGATGTCgcatcaataataataataataataaattatagaaATGTATTAAATGTGACATTCTAAAAGTCGAAGAATGAAAGTCTCCATTTGTAGATTTTGTAAATGGCAAAAAATGGTAAATGTCccagcaattatatattacaaagATTAATATAATCTTTTGTATCATTTACTAtcaattgaaaaatcataattttccACTTCAGTAATTGTATTATTAGTTTTAGTTATACTACTATgataaactaaataataaagaaatttttttcagaCCCGCAGCCTCGTGCAAGTGTCGCGCCTTAGTTTAGAATAAACAGCTAGCTTGGGCTGCATAATATCTCTATTCACTCTCCTCCTCACTTTCCTGTAGAGTCAAATGATTCATATTCCTCTCGAGAGGTGGAAGCCCCTCATCAGAATCAGAATTGGAATCCTCTTCGTCACTGAAAGATGCTGCCGCATCACCTGCATAGTCAGGTTCAACATGATCCGTTCAGTGGTAGTAAGACCAGATCTGCAATATCGTAGTGACTTTCTaccaaaattatatataaaaaaagtatatatatatatatatatatatatatgtatgtatatatttccAGTTTTAAACCAGAGAATAGAATCGCATTGATGAAAAGAAGTGCTGGGTTCCAGAAGAGTACAGGCTTCTATATAGGACCCACTGAAATaaactttttcaaatttcgtCCGAAGCAAAAATAAGAGAGATTGCTGCACGCTCTAAGATCTTATTCCCTCTGCCTTAATCGTCTGGCAAAAGCCAAACGGCTATGACCACAGGGCACCAATTCCGACCCACACTTCATAAGCAACCAGTAtgtttttttcggttacaaggagACCCATGGGCCcagcacaataaaataaaaatcctaaatatttaataaaggaaCACAGGTACTCGCACCTGAGTATCAAACCTAGAATTTCTTGATTACCAAGCGAAAGAGTGCGCCACCGCACTACCCTCTTTGATAAAGCAATCggtacttttttctttcaaaatatgaaaagGAACACTAACTAGTCAGCATCGAGAAGTAACTCTCATGAGGAAGGAGATGATTCAGCATCAAGAAGTAACTCTCacgaggaagaagagatgATTTTCTAAAAATGTACCTTGATTATCCGAGGGAGCCTTGGGGTCCTGAGCCTGCTGAGAGAGCCAAGTATTTTGGACTGATATAATATCAGCGCCATTCTCACATTCAGAATAAGCCTTCAGAAGTTCCCTGTATCAATCCATGCCTCAAATACCAAATCCTTGCAAGCTTTGAAAATAGTCTACCAACAACTTCCTAGATTCACCATCTCATACCAACAGTCATAAGGCTTCCTATATTGCAAGCTGAGTCAAAATTTCTTTAGGCGGCTTGAAGAATATGACCTCCACACACACTTTCAGATTAAAGTAATTACAGGACCCGATTTTTCCGctcaattttttagaaattttttcatttgcaGCTTGAAACCACTAACACCAGCGAGGAGAATGTCTGTGCTCAAACATCAGCAGAAAGGGGAAATAGAATACCTGTTTAGTGAAAGAAAAGCATGACCCCACTTGAACTTTCCTAACAACAAATGTGCAGTTTCCTCTTCACCACTGTCAAGGAAAGACACTAAACACTGTAAACACTAATGGCCAATGCTTGTGAGAGAATGTATTTCACAGCTCCATacattaaaagataaaatttcgaataattaaattaagcaAACACAGAATCATAACAAGCTCTGGTTAAATTTCATGCTGAGACCAAGGAAATGCGAAGGCACCACAAGTTGAGGATCCAATTCCAGTCAATATCCTTACTGGGTTTTCAAATGAAAGTTGCCAGGATGCATGCAACAGCTATACTAACAATATTGAAGCACTTTAAcctccattaaaaaaaaaatgcatagcTTCCATTTGTTTGGATTGCtttttgaataaataaaagtttttaaagGTATGACGGAAGAAGAAACATCTTGAACAATCTAGTTTGAGAAAATGAGAACGAAAATTGTACCATATAATTAGAGCAGCAGATAAAGCCTCCACGCATGATAGCTCACATGGTCGACCATAATTTACTGGATTTGCTGCCACCAGCCAAGGCACTGCGGTTTCATATAATTTGCCAGTTCCCAAAGGACAATATGAGAAAGAACTCCTTCCATGAAaatgaacaagaaaaaaaaaagtgcaggAAAATGGAAAGCTAAGGATAATTTCGAGCACTGGATCAAGCTCCGACTAAAAACTGCATAATAAAGATCTCATAACACCAACacctaaataaataataataatagtttaCAGTATCAAAGTTCATACAGAGGCGTGGGGCAGCACAGTGGAGCTTCACAAAAGGTACATCAGCCAAGCGGGCCCATGAACAATCCACAACCGCCAGTCCTTTCCTCTTGATCAAGCTGTAATCTTCTCTTGAAACACACTGCTGCCCAACAGGACTGACCAATAACATTTATCAGATGCATTGCCATCTCTGTCTCATGACTTGAGATATTCTCACTATACAGCCATTTGATTAGTAATTCACTGCATAGTCTTGATTTGTTAGCTGAAGGAGATAGCTAGCTAAACCACAAAATGGATGAACAGAGGAGTCTGAACAGTCAAATTAGTAGAAATTACCTCAGAGCTACACCGCCGAATCCACTATTTACTCGCATCTCCTGCAAAGAAATCTCCATCAATCAAACCAATCATCGAAAAATGGACCATCTCCATCACTTCTTTAGCCGAGTTGGCATTTGCCTAAAAATTTAATGACTTGATATTCTATGAGATGCGCTAATCCACTTCGAGAAAGATATTCATAACACATTAAGTGGCTTTTTCAATATTCAATGAGCAAAAGTTGCAATCATCCCAAAGTACACAGTAGACACTGTAATTTGCAATCACACTTGAATTGATCTTCCACTGATACCCTGTCCTTTGTAATCACGCTGAGTTCAACTTTTAATGCTCAAGGAAAATATTGTTTCTCATACTTTATTCTAACAGAGGGGTCATTTCCGTAGAAAGTCATGATGAAGGAAAAACCAGAAAAGAGTATGAAAAGAAGATACTTTCTTTCAATAGGCCAAATCTTGAAAGTTTGCGGCCTGTGCACTTTTTGGCATCACATTGCCCAAAATCCTGTATCAGCAAAAAATGAGTAAGTTTTGTGATAAAACATCTATTACAGATCGCATTCaaaacttaaaaaagaaagccaCGGATTTTTTTATTGGCCAATTCAATTTCCAGATTCAGTAAGATACCACTACAAGGAAAAGTATGGGACACACACAAAAGCTTAAAACTGACAATGCTGACACAGaggtaaaagaagaaaaataaatacatgagCTGTCATGGACAAGGAATCATCATTATGCACTCACTCAAGCTATCAATCTAACAAACTAGGACTAACAAAACACATAACTTCTTGGATATCATGAAACAGTATGGATAAAGCATCATATGTTAACACGAATGCCCTGCTTTGGAAGGGATAATGCCAGTAAAGGCCGTGAAAACTTCTATGCACATAAATTAAATGAAGAGATAGTCCACCCAAGGAGAAGAGGACACACCCACATAGCAAGCTGAACTTTAGGCGTTGTAGACTCCTCTTCATTGGCTGCAAGCATTTAAAGATTGAACAATCCTATCAGATCAACTAACAAATAGAAACCAATCACCGCTGAGGCATTTCATCAAACAGTTGGAGCTCCCACGTCCCGTAAGTACCTATAGCTAAGATTACACAAGTTGGCCCTTTGTATCTGAAATATCATGACTCGCTTACAGTTCCAAAACTTCTTAGAGATCTAAAAATGTCAATTTCCCCCCGCAATGACTCGACTGAAGCGTAAAACCAGAAAAAGCTGTACCTGGGTCAGCTGGGAGAGACTCTTCATCCCTGAAAATAGTTGAAGAACAAACAAACCGTGACAACGAGCAAGACGTTGAATTGAAGTTCCTCATATTTTTCACACCATCAAGGGTAAGGTACAAAGGTGGGGTGCTCGACAGAATGTTTGACGTACCTGGGGATTCGATGGGTTCTACTGGATTGGCCTTTGTGGCTGTTATGATGGGTCTTGAAACGCCTAGGCTTATTATGGCCCATGAGCTCCGACTCGAGAGCTGAAGCTGATCGGAGAGACTGCGCCAGAGGAGGCGGAAGAGTTTGCAGAGGCGAAGAAGGTGTTGCGGTTGCGGGCCCCTTCGCGGTTAACGGCGCCAAACTTTCGGTAGTCTTCCGAGCGACATACTCGACTAAGAAACATATGGAGCTCGAACCGAATAATTCCGTGCGGTgcgtttttaaaaattttttaactcaaaTCAATTGAAcgacatttattttcaa
The sequence above is drawn from the Punica granatum isolate Tunisia-2019 chromosome 5, ASM765513v2, whole genome shotgun sequence genome and encodes:
- the LOC116207926 gene encoding disease resistance protein RGA2-like; protein product: MNFVNCIELSSLLEVIADAEQWQSREQSLRVWLDDLKDFLYDSDNILDEFECEAHRKQVIRQWNLLGKTGRLFSSSNPLAFRLKMGHQIKEIMTRLDEITARKDAFNLNRQTDFGSNSHSLWRETHSHVNAFEVIGRDSDKDEIVRRLCSPDTDNNPFIVSIVGIGGMGKTALAKLVYNDDRIICHFASRIWVCVFEDFDLKIILQKIIKYLMHKSIIIRSIHLLEVEQLQVKLQELLQDQKFLLVLDDVWSDNPSRWHELRDLLIGGTACSSVIVTTRGSKVASVGGSSYEHKLGQLSHGDSMSVFKKASEDGHGSVTNSELLEILETNY
- the LOC116209348 gene encoding ribosome biogenesis protein TSR3 homolog isoform X2, whose product is MGHNKPRRFKTHHNSHKGQSSRTHRIPRDEESLPADPANEEESTTPKVQLAMWEMRVNSGFGGVALSPVGQQCVSREDYSLIKRKGLAVVDCSWARLADVPFVKLHCAAPRLLPWLVAANPVNYGRPCELSCVEALSAALIICGEEETAHLLLGKFKWGHAFLSLNRELLKAYSECENGADIISVQNTWLSQQAQDPKAPSDNQGDAAASFSDEEDSNSDSDEGLPPLERNMNHLTLQESEEESE
- the LOC116209348 gene encoding ribosome biogenesis protein TSR3 homolog isoform X1 → MGHNKPRRFKTHHNSHKGQSSRTHRIPRDEESLPADPANEEESTTPKVQLAMWDFGQCDAKKCTGRKLSRFGLLKEMRVNSGFGGVALSPVGQQCVSREDYSLIKRKGLAVVDCSWARLADVPFVKLHCAAPRLLPWLVAANPVNYGRPCELSCVEALSAALIICGEEETAHLLLGKFKWGHAFLSLNRELLKAYSECENGADIISVQNTWLSQQAQDPKAPSDNQGDAAASFSDEEDSNSDSDEGLPPLERNMNHLTLQESEEESE